A window of the Zeugodacus cucurbitae isolate PBARC_wt_2022May chromosome 2, idZeuCucr1.2, whole genome shotgun sequence genome harbors these coding sequences:
- the LOC128922505 gene encoding uncharacterized protein LOC128922505: MISSGPTVRPNLELEKLKIPAFYGDIKEWANFYNVFQDMVHNNEQLSSSEKMLRLRLSLKGEAARLIQHLQVSTRNYEAAWSLLKQRYDNKRILFTTQWDRILDQPNINSDNAESVRQLLDTTNECLNAIESLGISTEEADPFIARIIVRKLDKEGLKLYEQTVKKTREIQQLSDIRDLLDQHFQTLKAVADKERVYSHRKQYMFKADDTVTYPRQQNKQMCVYCKIVGHTLAQCKRFRSISTNDRLKYVKDNKICHRCLNHKWAEICYCKINCKRCSRNHHDILHNETEESKKAMSTKTTSQAVILATAQIRAKTAGGDYILLRALIDQGSQITTISEEAAQILKLPRMKTKTKLYGLSDAVVGESKATIEVEIKPRFLSNHKEKVNAVVLPILTSAQPDLSFNYNFKIWEKYTLADPLFNKSDRIDMVIGGDVFSSIIESGIKKRSRCSWPSDKIRLDIIWHNKGKSYRQNNDSGN, encoded by the coding sequence ATGATCTCCAGTGGCCCCACTGTGCGCCCTAACTtggaattagaaaaattaaagattcCAGCCTTCTATGGCGATATCAAAGAATGGGCAAACTTTTATAACGTGTTCCAAGATATGGTACATAATAACGAGCAGTTATCAAGCTCAGAAAAAATGCTACGCCTTCGTCTTTCGTTAAAAGGCGAAGCTGCACGATTAATACAACATCTGCAAGTTTCAACTAGAAATTATGAAGCAGCATGGAGTCTACTTAAGCAAAGGTATGACAATAAAAGAATTCTGTTCACAACACAGTGGGACAGAATATTGGATCAACCAAATATAAATAGTGACAATGCTGAAAGCGTAAGACAATTACTAGATACTACGAATGAGTGTCTTAACGCAATAGAGTCACTAGGAATAAGTACTGAAGAAGCTGATCCCTTTATTGCACGTATTATTGTCCGTAAATTAGACAAAGAAGGACTAAAATTATACGAGCAAACAGTAAAAAAGACGAGAGAAATACAACAATTGTCCGATATAAGAGATTTATTGGATCAACACTTTCAAACATTGAAAGCAGTAGCTGATAAAGAACGAGTTTACAGCCATCGTAAACAGTATATGTTCAAGGCCGACGACACAGTAACTTACCCaagacaacaaaacaaacagatGTGTgtctattgtaaaattgttggtCACACATTAGCGCAATGCAAAAGATTTAGAAGTATATCAACTAATGATAGgcttaaatatgtaaaagacAACAAAATCTGCCACAGGTGCCTAAATCATAAATGGGCAGAAATTTGCTACTGCAAAATCAATTGCAAGAGATGTTCTAGAAACCATCATGACATTTTACATAACGAAACCGAGGAGAGCAAAAAAGCTATGTCCACAAAAACTACTTCACAAGCGGTTATTCtagccacagctcaaataagAGCAAAGACAGCGGGTGGAGATTATATATTACTACGCGCTCTTATAGATCAAGGATCGCAAATAACCACAATATCCGAAGAAGCAGCACAGATATTAAAGTTGCCGaggatgaaaacaaaaacaaaactatatggTTTAAGTGACGCTGTAGTAGGCGAATCAAAAGCTACAATTGAGGTTGAAATTAAACCAAGATTTTTAAGTAATCATAAAGAAAAGGTAAATGCCGTAGTTTTACCAATTTTAACCAGCGCGCAACCGGATCTCTCATTTAATTACAACTTCAAAATATGGGAAAAATATACGCTTGCTGATCCGTTATTCAACAAATCAGACAGAATTGATATGGTAATTGGTGGGGATGTATTTAGCAGTATAATTGaaagcggaattaaaaaaagatcACGGTGTTCTTGGCCAAGCGACAAAATTCGGCTGGATATTATCTGGCATAATAAAGGAAAAAGTTACCGGCAAAATAACGACAGCGGTAACTAA